The Cyclopterus lumpus isolate fCycLum1 chromosome 12, fCycLum1.pri, whole genome shotgun sequence genome window below encodes:
- the rc3h2 gene encoding roquin-2 isoform X3, with translation MPVQAAQWTEFLSCPICYNEFDSSGHQPISLGCSHTVCKTCLHKLHRKACPFDQTPISTDIDLLPVNCALLQLVGAQVPDVQQVSLSSAAEVENYEVCKVCLEELALYLKPISGAKGVATLSPSVLSRPMQRKLVTLVNCQLVEEEGRVRAVRAGRSLGERTVTELILQHQNPQQLSANLWAAVRARGCQFLGPAMQEDALKLVLLALEDGSALSRKVLVLFVVQKLEARFPQASKTSIGHVVQLLYRASCFKVTKRDEDSSLMQLKEEFRTYEALRREHDAQIVHIAMEAGLRISPEQWSSLLYGDLVHKSHMQSIIDKLQSPESFAKSVQELTIVLQRTGDPANLTSLRPHLELLANIDHNPDAPAPSWEELESVMLAVKLVVHGLVEFIQNFSKKSHDAPQPQANSKYKTSMCRDLRQQGGCPRGTNCTFAHTQDELEKFRLRNKKSSSVGRTFPLAPGVMGKTFTMEGSIHTDVSTDMGQGLKCTGDNADSLTEGVSSLTHPQLISRGADMMEEMSRAAPNVSNAANGSNGLSTRNTSGSTEQKPISPPRTPVNHSSASSPLTTVGRGDVGVPMPKHSQFMLRAPHPSQASELYYQEPHSAYDTPHYQPASGSYYQSTLHPPHKPCMARFLRSSNVPESSLPPSIGPPPSSYPSDPQVSHPPSSSPSGYPPHPPRDRMGAPAFHHHPGQPQYGPLAPAHGVYAPLYDSRRVWRPQLYHREDARSNSLPPEVLQSSVYQPPIRERFNSLDSNYCSGAEHRAGLHRDYGRVPLGYDDLFRRKQEQWAHHHHHHNTNRPSQSSPIFTIDFATEHVESSAGQCVGCRFRGEESLAHYSPWSCGTFGHCLSPFEPETLAHTSTHSCSEHSELDSNGGGGGGGVSGSGSGVGKRWLHSLDHYRRLKDEDPIIPFSEGPIISKWGAISRASRTGYHTTDPIQATACQRSANTTPINFKDYNHHLDHSDYRWSSRGSDSSSHSSFLESEQLCASALHCRRTSISSGEKIVSDLQALQTAAYGRDRDQGRAESEPDPERDIELELCALDLEDSDHQEIKSQESLDLATLQSQDASHLLPSLCSSPLLSSPVEEHPHTEGPLTEKMDAHLLKKMAFRKSLSPGGLVSGGLGVGRLVLRTGPPRLGDTSTRACPETPGTEMLLNGS, from the exons ATGCCAGTGCAGGCGGCCCAGTGGACAGAGTTTCTGTCCTGTCCCATCTGCTACAATGAGTTTGACAGCAGCGGCCACCAGCCCATCAGCCTGGGCTGCTCCCACACAGTGTGTAAGACCTGCCTCCACAAACTGCACCGCAAGGCCTGCCCCTTCGATCAGACACCAATCAGCACCGATATCGACTTGCTGCCGGTCAACTGTgccctgctgcagctggtcgGGGCTCAG GTCCCAGATGTGCAACAGGTGAGCCTGAGCAGCGCAGCAGAAGTTGAGAACTACGAGGTGTGCAAGGTGTGCTTGGAAGAGCTGGCTCTCTACCTAAAACCTATCAGCGGAGCAAAAG GTGTGGCGACTTTGAGTCCAAGCGTGCTCAGTCGGCCCATGCAGAGGAAGCTGGTGACCTTGGTGAACTGCCagctggtggaggaagagggccGTGTGCGGGCGGTGAGGGCGGGCCGGTCGCTGGGGGAACGAACCGTAACCGAGCTCATCCTGCAGCACCAGAACCCACAGCAGCTCTCTGCCAACCTGTGGGCAGCTGTGAGGGCGCGGGGCTGCCAGTTCCTGGGACCTG CTATGCAGGAAGATGCTCTGAAGCTAGTTTTACTGGCTCTGGAGGACGGCTCAGCGTTGTCCAGAAAGGTGTTGGTTTTGTTCGTGGTCCAAAAGCTCGAGGCTCGGTTCCCCCAGGCCTCCAAAACCAGCATAGGACACGTGGTGCAGCTTCTGTACAGGGCCTCCTGCTTCAAG GTCACTAAGCGGGATGAAGACTCCTCACTGATGCAGCTGAAGGAAGAGTTTCGAACGTATGAGGCTCTCCGGAGAGAACATGATGCTCAGATCGTCCACATTGCCATGGAGGCGGGCCTACGAATTTCACCCGAACAGTGGTCTTCTCTGCTGTACGGAGACCTGGTCCACAAGTCACATATGCAGTCTATTATTGACAAG TTGCAGTCTCCAGAGTCGTTTGCGAAGAGCGTTCAGGAGCTAACAATCGTTCTGCAGAGGACAGGAGACCCCGCCAACCTCACAAGCCTTAGACCTCATCTAGAGCTCCTAGCCAACATAGACCACAACCCAG ATGCCCCGGCACCATCATGGGAGGAGTTGGAAAGTGTGATGCTAGCTGTGAAGTTGGTGGTTCATGGACTAGTGGAATTCATACAGAACTTCAGCAAGAAGAGCCACGATGCTCCTCAG CCTCAGGCCAACAGCAAGTACAAGACCAGCATGTGTCGAGACCTTCGTCAGCAAGGAGGCTGTCCGAGAGGAACCAACTgtacatttgcacacacacaggatgagcTTGAGAA ATTTAGactgagaaacaaaaagagcagCAGCGTGGGCCGCACATTCCCGTTAGCACCGGGGGTTATGGGTAAAACCTTCACCATGGAGGGCAGCATCCACACAGACGTGTCTACAGACATGGGGCAGGGCCTCAAATGCACAGGGGACAACGCAGACTCCCTGACAGAGGGAGTGTCCAGCCTGACTCACCCCCAACTCATCTCCAGAGGGGCTGACATGATGGAGGAAATGAGTAGAGCGGCGCCAAATGTATCTAATGCGGCGAACGGATCCAACGGGCTATCTACCCGAAACACATCGGGGTCAACTGAACA gaagCCCATCTCACCTCCCAGGACACCAGTCAACCATTCCTCAGCGTCATCTCCCTTGACAACAGTTGGGCGGGGTGATGTGGGCGTTCCCATGCCAAAACATAGTCAGTTCATGCTGCGTGCACCACATCCTTCTCAGGCGTCAGAGCTGTACTATCAGGAGCCCCACTCTGCATATGACACGCCCCATTATCAACCAGCCT cagGTTCGTACTACCAATCtactcttcatcctcctcacaaGCCCTGCATGGCTCGCTTCCTTCGATCCTCCAACGTCCCAGAATCCTCTCTGCCGCCCTCCATTGGCCCTCCACCGTCTTCCTACCCTAGTGACCCTCAAGTGTCGCacccaccttcctcctctccttcggGGTACCCGCCACACCCGCCTAGAGATCGGATGGGAGCTCCCGCCTTCCATCACCACCCGGGGCAGCCTCAATATGGGCCTCTGGCTCCTGCTCATGGTGTTTATGCTCCCCTCTATGACAGCAGGAGAGTATGGAGGCCTCAG CTGTACCACAGAGAGGATGCCAGGAGTAACTCACTGCCTCCAGAGGTGCTGCAGTCCTCTGTCTACCAGCCTCCAATCAGGGAGAGATTCAACTCTCTAGACAGTAACTACTGCTCTGGAGCTGAACACCGTGCAGGCCTACACAGG GATTACGGCCGTGTTCCTCTCGGCTACGACGATCTGTTTAGAAGGAAGCAGGAACAGTGGgctcaccatcaccaccatcacaacACCAACAGGccctcccagtcctcccccaTCTTTACCATCGATTTTGCAACTGAG cATGTGGAGAGCAGTGCAGGCCAGTGTGTGGGGTGCAGGTTCAGAGGCGAGGAAAGTTTAGCACACTACTCTCCGTGGTCCTGTGGTACATTCGGCCACTGTCTCAGCCCCTTTGAGCCCGAAACGCTCGCACACACCTCGACTCACTCCTGCTCAGAGCACTCG GAGTTGGACAGTAAcggcggtggaggaggaggtggggtcAGTGGCAGCGGGAGTGGCGTCGGGAAGCGATGGCTCCATTCGTTGGATCATTACCGGCGCTTGAAAGACGAGGACCCGATCATTCCCTTTAGCGAGGGGCCCATTATCTCCAAGTGGGGTGCCATATCCAGGGCATCTCGCACGGGCTACCACACCACCGACCCTATCCAAGCCACGGCCTGCCAGCGCAGCGCCAATACGACACCTATCAACTTTAAAG ATTACAACCACCACTTGGATCACAGCGACTACAGGTGGAGCTCCAGGGGATCCGACTCCTCCAGTCACTCCAGTTTCCTAGAGAG tgagCAGCTTTGTGCATCAGCGCTTCACTGCCGTCGAACTTCGATAAGCAGTGGAGAGAAAATCGTGTCAGATCTGCAAGCCCTTCAGACCGCCGCCTACGGCCGGGATCGGGATCAGGGCCGGGCCGAAAGCGAACCGGACCCGGAACGAGACATCGAGCTCGAACTGTGCGCTCTTGACTTGGAGGATTCAGACCACCAGGAGATCAAGTCTCAG GAGTCTTTAGACCTGGCCACCCTGCAGTCTCAGGATGCTTCCCACCTCCTCCCATCACTctgctcctctcccctcctctcctctcctgtggaGGAGCATCCCCACACAGAGGGTCCTTTGACAGAAAAGATGGACGCTCACCTGCTGAAAAAGATGGCCTTCAG GAAGTCTCTGTCTCCTGGAGGGTTGGTCTCAGGAGGTCTGGGCGTTGGCAGGCTTGTGCTGCGTACTGGACCTCCTCGACTGGGGGACACATCGACCCGGGCTTGTCCGGAAACGCCCGGGACAGAGATGCTGCTAAATGGAAGCTAA
- the rc3h2 gene encoding roquin-2 isoform X2, translating to MPVQAAQWTEFLSCPICYNEFDSSGHQPISLGCSHTVCKTCLHKLHRKACPFDQTPISTDIDLLPVNCALLQLVGAQVPDVQQVSLSSAAEVENYEVCKVCLEELALYLKPISGAKGVATLSPSVLSRPMQRKLVTLVNCQLVEEEGRVRAVRAGRSLGERTVTELILQHQNPQQLSANLWAAVRARGCQFLGPAMQEDALKLVLLALEDGSALSRKVLVLFVVQKLEARFPQASKTSIGHVVQLLYRASCFKVTKRDEDSSLMQLKEEFRTYEALRREHDAQIVHIAMEAGLRISPEQWSSLLYGDLVHKSHMQSIIDKLQSPESFAKSVQELTIVLQRTGDPANLTSLRPHLELLANIDHNPDAPAPSWEELESVMLAVKLVVHGLVEFIQNFSKKSHDAPQPQANSKYKTSMCRDLRQQGGCPRGTNCTFAHTQDELEKFRLRNKKSSSVGRTFPLAPGVMGKTFTMEGSIHTDVSTDMGQGLKCTGDNADSLTEGVSSLTHPQLISRGADMMEEMSRAAPNVSNAANGSNGLSTRNTSGSTEQKPISPPRTPVNHSSASSPLTTVGRGDVGVPMPKHSQFMLRAPHPSQASELYYQEPHSAYDTPHYQPACSYYQSTLHPPHKPCMARFLRSSNVPESSLPPSIGPPPSSYPSDPQVSHPPSSSPSGYPPHPPRDRMGAPAFHHHPGQPQYGPLAPAHGVYAPLYDSRRVWRPQLYHREDARSNSLPPEVLQSSVYQPPIRERFNSLDSNYCSGAEHRAGLHRDYGRVPLGYDDLFRRKQEQWAHHHHHHNTNRPSQSSPIFTIDFATEHVESSAGQCVGCRFRGEESLAHYSPWSCGTFGHCLSPFEPETLAHTSTHSCSEHSVRLFPHARELDSNGGGGGGGVSGSGSGVGKRWLHSLDHYRRLKDEDPIIPFSEGPIISKWGAISRASRTGYHTTDPIQATACQRSANTTPINFKDYNHHLDHSDYRWSSRGSDSSSHSSFLESEQLCASALHCRRTSISSGEKIVSDLQALQTAAYGRDRDQGRAESEPDPERDIELELCALDLEDSDHQEIKSQESLDLATLQSQDASHLLPSLCSSPLLSSPVEEHPHTEGPLTEKMDAHLLKKMAFRKSLSPGGLVSGGLGVGRLVLRTGPPRLGDTSTRACPETPGTEMLLNGS from the exons ATGCCAGTGCAGGCGGCCCAGTGGACAGAGTTTCTGTCCTGTCCCATCTGCTACAATGAGTTTGACAGCAGCGGCCACCAGCCCATCAGCCTGGGCTGCTCCCACACAGTGTGTAAGACCTGCCTCCACAAACTGCACCGCAAGGCCTGCCCCTTCGATCAGACACCAATCAGCACCGATATCGACTTGCTGCCGGTCAACTGTgccctgctgcagctggtcgGGGCTCAG GTCCCAGATGTGCAACAGGTGAGCCTGAGCAGCGCAGCAGAAGTTGAGAACTACGAGGTGTGCAAGGTGTGCTTGGAAGAGCTGGCTCTCTACCTAAAACCTATCAGCGGAGCAAAAG GTGTGGCGACTTTGAGTCCAAGCGTGCTCAGTCGGCCCATGCAGAGGAAGCTGGTGACCTTGGTGAACTGCCagctggtggaggaagagggccGTGTGCGGGCGGTGAGGGCGGGCCGGTCGCTGGGGGAACGAACCGTAACCGAGCTCATCCTGCAGCACCAGAACCCACAGCAGCTCTCTGCCAACCTGTGGGCAGCTGTGAGGGCGCGGGGCTGCCAGTTCCTGGGACCTG CTATGCAGGAAGATGCTCTGAAGCTAGTTTTACTGGCTCTGGAGGACGGCTCAGCGTTGTCCAGAAAGGTGTTGGTTTTGTTCGTGGTCCAAAAGCTCGAGGCTCGGTTCCCCCAGGCCTCCAAAACCAGCATAGGACACGTGGTGCAGCTTCTGTACAGGGCCTCCTGCTTCAAG GTCACTAAGCGGGATGAAGACTCCTCACTGATGCAGCTGAAGGAAGAGTTTCGAACGTATGAGGCTCTCCGGAGAGAACATGATGCTCAGATCGTCCACATTGCCATGGAGGCGGGCCTACGAATTTCACCCGAACAGTGGTCTTCTCTGCTGTACGGAGACCTGGTCCACAAGTCACATATGCAGTCTATTATTGACAAG TTGCAGTCTCCAGAGTCGTTTGCGAAGAGCGTTCAGGAGCTAACAATCGTTCTGCAGAGGACAGGAGACCCCGCCAACCTCACAAGCCTTAGACCTCATCTAGAGCTCCTAGCCAACATAGACCACAACCCAG ATGCCCCGGCACCATCATGGGAGGAGTTGGAAAGTGTGATGCTAGCTGTGAAGTTGGTGGTTCATGGACTAGTGGAATTCATACAGAACTTCAGCAAGAAGAGCCACGATGCTCCTCAG CCTCAGGCCAACAGCAAGTACAAGACCAGCATGTGTCGAGACCTTCGTCAGCAAGGAGGCTGTCCGAGAGGAACCAACTgtacatttgcacacacacaggatgagcTTGAGAA ATTTAGactgagaaacaaaaagagcagCAGCGTGGGCCGCACATTCCCGTTAGCACCGGGGGTTATGGGTAAAACCTTCACCATGGAGGGCAGCATCCACACAGACGTGTCTACAGACATGGGGCAGGGCCTCAAATGCACAGGGGACAACGCAGACTCCCTGACAGAGGGAGTGTCCAGCCTGACTCACCCCCAACTCATCTCCAGAGGGGCTGACATGATGGAGGAAATGAGTAGAGCGGCGCCAAATGTATCTAATGCGGCGAACGGATCCAACGGGCTATCTACCCGAAACACATCGGGGTCAACTGAACA gaagCCCATCTCACCTCCCAGGACACCAGTCAACCATTCCTCAGCGTCATCTCCCTTGACAACAGTTGGGCGGGGTGATGTGGGCGTTCCCATGCCAAAACATAGTCAGTTCATGCTGCGTGCACCACATCCTTCTCAGGCGTCAGAGCTGTACTATCAGGAGCCCCACTCTGCATATGACACGCCCCATTATCAACCAGCCT GTTCGTACTACCAATCtactcttcatcctcctcacaaGCCCTGCATGGCTCGCTTCCTTCGATCCTCCAACGTCCCAGAATCCTCTCTGCCGCCCTCCATTGGCCCTCCACCGTCTTCCTACCCTAGTGACCCTCAAGTGTCGCacccaccttcctcctctccttcggGGTACCCGCCACACCCGCCTAGAGATCGGATGGGAGCTCCCGCCTTCCATCACCACCCGGGGCAGCCTCAATATGGGCCTCTGGCTCCTGCTCATGGTGTTTATGCTCCCCTCTATGACAGCAGGAGAGTATGGAGGCCTCAG CTGTACCACAGAGAGGATGCCAGGAGTAACTCACTGCCTCCAGAGGTGCTGCAGTCCTCTGTCTACCAGCCTCCAATCAGGGAGAGATTCAACTCTCTAGACAGTAACTACTGCTCTGGAGCTGAACACCGTGCAGGCCTACACAGG GATTACGGCCGTGTTCCTCTCGGCTACGACGATCTGTTTAGAAGGAAGCAGGAACAGTGGgctcaccatcaccaccatcacaacACCAACAGGccctcccagtcctcccccaTCTTTACCATCGATTTTGCAACTGAG cATGTGGAGAGCAGTGCAGGCCAGTGTGTGGGGTGCAGGTTCAGAGGCGAGGAAAGTTTAGCACACTACTCTCCGTGGTCCTGTGGTACATTCGGCCACTGTCTCAGCCCCTTTGAGCCCGAAACGCTCGCACACACCTCGACTCACTCCTGCTCAGAGCACTCGGTGAGACTCTTCCCGCATGCACGA GAGTTGGACAGTAAcggcggtggaggaggaggtggggtcAGTGGCAGCGGGAGTGGCGTCGGGAAGCGATGGCTCCATTCGTTGGATCATTACCGGCGCTTGAAAGACGAGGACCCGATCATTCCCTTTAGCGAGGGGCCCATTATCTCCAAGTGGGGTGCCATATCCAGGGCATCTCGCACGGGCTACCACACCACCGACCCTATCCAAGCCACGGCCTGCCAGCGCAGCGCCAATACGACACCTATCAACTTTAAAG ATTACAACCACCACTTGGATCACAGCGACTACAGGTGGAGCTCCAGGGGATCCGACTCCTCCAGTCACTCCAGTTTCCTAGAGAG tgagCAGCTTTGTGCATCAGCGCTTCACTGCCGTCGAACTTCGATAAGCAGTGGAGAGAAAATCGTGTCAGATCTGCAAGCCCTTCAGACCGCCGCCTACGGCCGGGATCGGGATCAGGGCCGGGCCGAAAGCGAACCGGACCCGGAACGAGACATCGAGCTCGAACTGTGCGCTCTTGACTTGGAGGATTCAGACCACCAGGAGATCAAGTCTCAG GAGTCTTTAGACCTGGCCACCCTGCAGTCTCAGGATGCTTCCCACCTCCTCCCATCACTctgctcctctcccctcctctcctctcctgtggaGGAGCATCCCCACACAGAGGGTCCTTTGACAGAAAAGATGGACGCTCACCTGCTGAAAAAGATGGCCTTCAG GAAGTCTCTGTCTCCTGGAGGGTTGGTCTCAGGAGGTCTGGGCGTTGGCAGGCTTGTGCTGCGTACTGGACCTCCTCGACTGGGGGACACATCGACCCGGGCTTGTCCGGAAACGCCCGGGACAGAGATGCTGCTAAATGGAAGCTAA
- the rc3h2 gene encoding roquin-2 isoform X1 has translation MPVQAAQWTEFLSCPICYNEFDSSGHQPISLGCSHTVCKTCLHKLHRKACPFDQTPISTDIDLLPVNCALLQLVGAQVPDVQQVSLSSAAEVENYEVCKVCLEELALYLKPISGAKGVATLSPSVLSRPMQRKLVTLVNCQLVEEEGRVRAVRAGRSLGERTVTELILQHQNPQQLSANLWAAVRARGCQFLGPAMQEDALKLVLLALEDGSALSRKVLVLFVVQKLEARFPQASKTSIGHVVQLLYRASCFKVTKRDEDSSLMQLKEEFRTYEALRREHDAQIVHIAMEAGLRISPEQWSSLLYGDLVHKSHMQSIIDKLQSPESFAKSVQELTIVLQRTGDPANLTSLRPHLELLANIDHNPDAPAPSWEELESVMLAVKLVVHGLVEFIQNFSKKSHDAPQPQANSKYKTSMCRDLRQQGGCPRGTNCTFAHTQDELEKFRLRNKKSSSVGRTFPLAPGVMGKTFTMEGSIHTDVSTDMGQGLKCTGDNADSLTEGVSSLTHPQLISRGADMMEEMSRAAPNVSNAANGSNGLSTRNTSGSTEQKPISPPRTPVNHSSASSPLTTVGRGDVGVPMPKHSQFMLRAPHPSQASELYYQEPHSAYDTPHYQPASGSYYQSTLHPPHKPCMARFLRSSNVPESSLPPSIGPPPSSYPSDPQVSHPPSSSPSGYPPHPPRDRMGAPAFHHHPGQPQYGPLAPAHGVYAPLYDSRRVWRPQLYHREDARSNSLPPEVLQSSVYQPPIRERFNSLDSNYCSGAEHRAGLHRDYGRVPLGYDDLFRRKQEQWAHHHHHHNTNRPSQSSPIFTIDFATEHVESSAGQCVGCRFRGEESLAHYSPWSCGTFGHCLSPFEPETLAHTSTHSCSEHSVRLFPHARELDSNGGGGGGGVSGSGSGVGKRWLHSLDHYRRLKDEDPIIPFSEGPIISKWGAISRASRTGYHTTDPIQATACQRSANTTPINFKDYNHHLDHSDYRWSSRGSDSSSHSSFLESEQLCASALHCRRTSISSGEKIVSDLQALQTAAYGRDRDQGRAESEPDPERDIELELCALDLEDSDHQEIKSQESLDLATLQSQDASHLLPSLCSSPLLSSPVEEHPHTEGPLTEKMDAHLLKKMAFRKSLSPGGLVSGGLGVGRLVLRTGPPRLGDTSTRACPETPGTEMLLNGS, from the exons ATGCCAGTGCAGGCGGCCCAGTGGACAGAGTTTCTGTCCTGTCCCATCTGCTACAATGAGTTTGACAGCAGCGGCCACCAGCCCATCAGCCTGGGCTGCTCCCACACAGTGTGTAAGACCTGCCTCCACAAACTGCACCGCAAGGCCTGCCCCTTCGATCAGACACCAATCAGCACCGATATCGACTTGCTGCCGGTCAACTGTgccctgctgcagctggtcgGGGCTCAG GTCCCAGATGTGCAACAGGTGAGCCTGAGCAGCGCAGCAGAAGTTGAGAACTACGAGGTGTGCAAGGTGTGCTTGGAAGAGCTGGCTCTCTACCTAAAACCTATCAGCGGAGCAAAAG GTGTGGCGACTTTGAGTCCAAGCGTGCTCAGTCGGCCCATGCAGAGGAAGCTGGTGACCTTGGTGAACTGCCagctggtggaggaagagggccGTGTGCGGGCGGTGAGGGCGGGCCGGTCGCTGGGGGAACGAACCGTAACCGAGCTCATCCTGCAGCACCAGAACCCACAGCAGCTCTCTGCCAACCTGTGGGCAGCTGTGAGGGCGCGGGGCTGCCAGTTCCTGGGACCTG CTATGCAGGAAGATGCTCTGAAGCTAGTTTTACTGGCTCTGGAGGACGGCTCAGCGTTGTCCAGAAAGGTGTTGGTTTTGTTCGTGGTCCAAAAGCTCGAGGCTCGGTTCCCCCAGGCCTCCAAAACCAGCATAGGACACGTGGTGCAGCTTCTGTACAGGGCCTCCTGCTTCAAG GTCACTAAGCGGGATGAAGACTCCTCACTGATGCAGCTGAAGGAAGAGTTTCGAACGTATGAGGCTCTCCGGAGAGAACATGATGCTCAGATCGTCCACATTGCCATGGAGGCGGGCCTACGAATTTCACCCGAACAGTGGTCTTCTCTGCTGTACGGAGACCTGGTCCACAAGTCACATATGCAGTCTATTATTGACAAG TTGCAGTCTCCAGAGTCGTTTGCGAAGAGCGTTCAGGAGCTAACAATCGTTCTGCAGAGGACAGGAGACCCCGCCAACCTCACAAGCCTTAGACCTCATCTAGAGCTCCTAGCCAACATAGACCACAACCCAG ATGCCCCGGCACCATCATGGGAGGAGTTGGAAAGTGTGATGCTAGCTGTGAAGTTGGTGGTTCATGGACTAGTGGAATTCATACAGAACTTCAGCAAGAAGAGCCACGATGCTCCTCAG CCTCAGGCCAACAGCAAGTACAAGACCAGCATGTGTCGAGACCTTCGTCAGCAAGGAGGCTGTCCGAGAGGAACCAACTgtacatttgcacacacacaggatgagcTTGAGAA ATTTAGactgagaaacaaaaagagcagCAGCGTGGGCCGCACATTCCCGTTAGCACCGGGGGTTATGGGTAAAACCTTCACCATGGAGGGCAGCATCCACACAGACGTGTCTACAGACATGGGGCAGGGCCTCAAATGCACAGGGGACAACGCAGACTCCCTGACAGAGGGAGTGTCCAGCCTGACTCACCCCCAACTCATCTCCAGAGGGGCTGACATGATGGAGGAAATGAGTAGAGCGGCGCCAAATGTATCTAATGCGGCGAACGGATCCAACGGGCTATCTACCCGAAACACATCGGGGTCAACTGAACA gaagCCCATCTCACCTCCCAGGACACCAGTCAACCATTCCTCAGCGTCATCTCCCTTGACAACAGTTGGGCGGGGTGATGTGGGCGTTCCCATGCCAAAACATAGTCAGTTCATGCTGCGTGCACCACATCCTTCTCAGGCGTCAGAGCTGTACTATCAGGAGCCCCACTCTGCATATGACACGCCCCATTATCAACCAGCCT cagGTTCGTACTACCAATCtactcttcatcctcctcacaaGCCCTGCATGGCTCGCTTCCTTCGATCCTCCAACGTCCCAGAATCCTCTCTGCCGCCCTCCATTGGCCCTCCACCGTCTTCCTACCCTAGTGACCCTCAAGTGTCGCacccaccttcctcctctccttcggGGTACCCGCCACACCCGCCTAGAGATCGGATGGGAGCTCCCGCCTTCCATCACCACCCGGGGCAGCCTCAATATGGGCCTCTGGCTCCTGCTCATGGTGTTTATGCTCCCCTCTATGACAGCAGGAGAGTATGGAGGCCTCAG CTGTACCACAGAGAGGATGCCAGGAGTAACTCACTGCCTCCAGAGGTGCTGCAGTCCTCTGTCTACCAGCCTCCAATCAGGGAGAGATTCAACTCTCTAGACAGTAACTACTGCTCTGGAGCTGAACACCGTGCAGGCCTACACAGG GATTACGGCCGTGTTCCTCTCGGCTACGACGATCTGTTTAGAAGGAAGCAGGAACAGTGGgctcaccatcaccaccatcacaacACCAACAGGccctcccagtcctcccccaTCTTTACCATCGATTTTGCAACTGAG cATGTGGAGAGCAGTGCAGGCCAGTGTGTGGGGTGCAGGTTCAGAGGCGAGGAAAGTTTAGCACACTACTCTCCGTGGTCCTGTGGTACATTCGGCCACTGTCTCAGCCCCTTTGAGCCCGAAACGCTCGCACACACCTCGACTCACTCCTGCTCAGAGCACTCGGTGAGACTCTTCCCGCATGCACGA GAGTTGGACAGTAAcggcggtggaggaggaggtggggtcAGTGGCAGCGGGAGTGGCGTCGGGAAGCGATGGCTCCATTCGTTGGATCATTACCGGCGCTTGAAAGACGAGGACCCGATCATTCCCTTTAGCGAGGGGCCCATTATCTCCAAGTGGGGTGCCATATCCAGGGCATCTCGCACGGGCTACCACACCACCGACCCTATCCAAGCCACGGCCTGCCAGCGCAGCGCCAATACGACACCTATCAACTTTAAAG ATTACAACCACCACTTGGATCACAGCGACTACAGGTGGAGCTCCAGGGGATCCGACTCCTCCAGTCACTCCAGTTTCCTAGAGAG tgagCAGCTTTGTGCATCAGCGCTTCACTGCCGTCGAACTTCGATAAGCAGTGGAGAGAAAATCGTGTCAGATCTGCAAGCCCTTCAGACCGCCGCCTACGGCCGGGATCGGGATCAGGGCCGGGCCGAAAGCGAACCGGACCCGGAACGAGACATCGAGCTCGAACTGTGCGCTCTTGACTTGGAGGATTCAGACCACCAGGAGATCAAGTCTCAG GAGTCTTTAGACCTGGCCACCCTGCAGTCTCAGGATGCTTCCCACCTCCTCCCATCACTctgctcctctcccctcctctcctctcctgtggaGGAGCATCCCCACACAGAGGGTCCTTTGACAGAAAAGATGGACGCTCACCTGCTGAAAAAGATGGCCTTCAG GAAGTCTCTGTCTCCTGGAGGGTTGGTCTCAGGAGGTCTGGGCGTTGGCAGGCTTGTGCTGCGTACTGGACCTCCTCGACTGGGGGACACATCGACCCGGGCTTGTCCGGAAACGCCCGGGACAGAGATGCTGCTAAATGGAAGCTAA